Proteins from one Pirellulaceae bacterium genomic window:
- a CDS encoding AAA family ATPase, with translation MRSIAIINQKGGVGKTTTAVNLSAGLATLGQRVCLVDLDPQAHASLHLGITPHGPGTSIYDVLIGDAALDDVRSEIHPGLSLIPSHIDLAAAEVELAGEVGREVILRDKLLQQESEYDFLIIDCPPSLGVLTLNALVAVHEVFLPLQPHFLALHGLSKLLETIEVVIRRLNRELRLTGVVFCMFESATRLAQEVTGDVEQFLSSVQQPECPWYGAQIFPSRIRRNIRLAEAPSFGQTIFEYAPHSNGALDYRSLAEEVLNPVQSVVPNHGSGTQIIR, from the coding sequence ATGCGATCGATCGCCATCATCAATCAGAAGGGTGGAGTCGGTAAAACGACAACGGCCGTCAATTTAAGCGCCGGTCTCGCCACCTTGGGACAGCGAGTCTGTCTTGTGGACCTCGATCCACAAGCCCATGCGTCGCTCCATCTGGGCATCACCCCACACGGTCCTGGCACTTCGATTTACGACGTCTTAATTGGCGACGCAGCCTTAGATGACGTACGGAGCGAGATTCATCCCGGTTTGTCCTTAATCCCTTCGCACATCGACTTGGCAGCAGCCGAAGTCGAACTCGCTGGTGAAGTCGGGCGAGAAGTCATCCTGCGTGACAAGTTGCTTCAGCAAGAGAGCGAGTACGATTTCTTAATCATCGACTGCCCACCCTCCTTGGGTGTGTTGACCTTGAATGCCTTGGTCGCAGTCCACGAAGTATTTCTTCCACTCCAGCCTCACTTTCTGGCATTACACGGCCTGAGCAAATTATTAGAGACGATCGAAGTCGTCATTCGGCGATTAAATCGCGAGCTACGACTGACGGGGGTCGTGTTCTGTATGTTTGAATCGGCGACTCGACTTGCCCAAGAAGTAACCGGCGACGTCGAGCAATTCCTCAGCTCCGTACAACAACCGGAGTGCCCCTGGTACGGTGCGCAAATCTTCCCTAGTCGGATTCGGCGGAACATTCGGCTGGCCGAGGCTCCCAGTTTTGGTCAAACGATCTTCGAATACGCCCCGCACTCAAATGGAGCGTTAGATTACCGAAGTCTTGCAGAAGAGGTTTTAAATCCGGTTCAGTCGGTGGTACCGAATCATGGATCAGGCACGCAGATCATCCGTTGA
- a CDS encoding BBP7 family outer membrane beta-barrel protein — MMSKIVHWGVIFSVCGLTSTLPAQTPWGTANGWLAKTNTNDDPALTFPTNRQEQPTPPPPPPEAEPTSTAETIPGPNNSSIGSGASVGSGVIDNRPQTAVQFSTHHDEFGCADRLCQPSAACGSTWFGGVYVLGLSLTDDHGVELSYDGANPYPAALATDSTDMKSGLGFETRLGKYLNNGYGVEVSYWGVFPQQQELSVCSTCDNLDLASAIDFDGLIYNSGSIRDSVSFWYGTPENPAFVHRLRRNFEAHNIEINLLRNPSRRGGCTHFELIAGFRYLQLNEEFGFDTNFSGESFGSDPANELFYEIDVDNHLFGFQVGGRMDHYIYRKLAIHGGSKFGLFGNHITHKQALTSGDGTRATNLITEEDYRFNVSDNEAAFVGELFAGVSYDVCYNWRLTGGYRAVAACGVARSTSNIPLAGEFGSAERYRATNSSDYLLLHGAHMGIEYNW; from the coding sequence ATGATGAGCAAAATCGTCCACTGGGGTGTCATATTTTCTGTTTGCGGATTGACCAGCACTTTGCCAGCACAAACCCCTTGGGGAACGGCGAACGGTTGGCTGGCAAAAACCAATACAAACGATGATCCGGCACTGACTTTCCCGACGAACAGGCAAGAACAACCGACTCCACCGCCGCCCCCACCCGAGGCTGAACCCACCTCGACAGCGGAAACAATACCGGGGCCCAACAACTCATCCATCGGTTCCGGCGCTTCGGTCGGTTCCGGCGTAATCGACAACCGGCCTCAAACCGCCGTCCAATTCTCTACCCACCATGATGAATTTGGCTGTGCCGATCGGTTATGCCAGCCCTCAGCAGCTTGCGGATCTACTTGGTTCGGTGGCGTCTACGTCCTTGGACTCAGCCTCACCGACGACCACGGCGTGGAACTGAGTTACGACGGAGCGAACCCCTATCCTGCCGCGCTCGCCACCGACTCGACCGATATGAAATCGGGCCTGGGATTTGAAACACGACTGGGCAAGTACCTCAACAACGGCTACGGAGTCGAAGTCAGTTATTGGGGTGTGTTCCCACAGCAACAGGAGCTCTCAGTATGCAGCACCTGTGACAACTTGGATTTGGCGTCAGCGATTGATTTCGATGGTTTGATTTACAACAGCGGGTCAATCCGTGACAGCGTTTCTTTCTGGTACGGAACCCCGGAGAATCCGGCGTTCGTTCATCGCTTGCGGCGCAACTTTGAAGCTCACAACATCGAAATTAATTTACTTCGCAACCCCTCCAGGCGTGGGGGTTGCACACACTTTGAGTTGATCGCCGGTTTTCGATACCTTCAACTCAACGAGGAATTTGGTTTCGACACCAATTTCTCAGGCGAGTCGTTTGGTAGCGACCCGGCCAATGAACTTTTCTATGAAATCGACGTCGACAATCACTTATTTGGATTCCAGGTCGGCGGTCGAATGGACCATTACATTTATCGCAAATTAGCTATCCATGGAGGAAGCAAATTCGGACTTTTCGGAAATCACATCACTCACAAACAAGCTCTCACAAGCGGCGACGGTACACGGGCGACCAATTTAATTACGGAAGAAGACTATCGCTTCAACGTATCCGACAACGAGGCCGCTTTCGTCGGGGAACTTTTTGCCGGAGTGTCTTACGATGTGTGCTACAACTGGCGACTAACGGGCGGATACCGTGCGGTCGCTGCTTGCGGGGTCGCCCGCTCGACGAGCAACATCCCACTTGCAGGCGAGTTTGGCAGCGCCGAACGATACCGAGCAACCAACTCGAGCGATTACCTGTTACTACACGGCGCCCACATGGGCATCGAATACAACTGGTAA